A region of the Bdellovibrio sp. ArHS genome:
TCAGGTCTTTCTTATAAAATGCATTTTGAAACAGATCCCCGTGACGGCGACAAAATGTTTGAATCTCACGGTCAGAAAGTAGCCGTCGATCCGCAAAGCATGTTGTACATTCTGGGAATGACGTTGGAATATTCTGGCGGCTTGAACGGCAAAGGTTTTGTTTTCAATAATCCCAATGCCTCTAAACATTGTGGTTGCGGTTCCAGCTTTAACGTCTAGTCCTTGTTTAAATTAAAAAATAAAAGGCGCAGAAGTTCTCTGCGCCTTTTTTATTTTCACTTCCGCGAAGCCGCGCCAGCAGGAACTCGCTCTTGTTGAGATTCTGTCTCTTCTTCGTGACGAGCGTGGCTGGTCGGCGCATTGCGACTGGCCTGTCTTTGCGCTTTCAATTCTCCCTCAAACTTTTTCGTGGTTTGGCTGAAACCTTTACCTTTAAGATGACGATGAGACATCGCGGACCTCCTGTGTTTCATTTAGAATACCAGCCCAAACCACGCAGCCCTACCCAGCGAAAGTAAGGTTCTTTACTTATAATTTGCAATGATTAAGGTAAAAGGTCTGAGATTAAGCCGCCAAAATGTCTTTTAAAAATTCCTGCATCAATTGAGCGACCACGTCCGGACGAGTTTTGATGGCCAAGTGCCCCGCCCCGGTCAATGAGACCACATCATCGCAGCCAATGTGCTTGGCAAACTTCTGATAGGCATCCTTATTGAATAGAAGATCTTCCGTATCGAAAATCAAGCGGCATTCCCCCCGATAGGTGTACAAGCGCTGATGCCAAAAGTTCCAGTCTTCAGAACGTAAGATCCAAGAGAAATGATGAATCATGTGAGCTACGAACTGCAACTTCCGCCCTTTTAAGTGTTCAATGGCGGTCACACCTTCTGTGCGCTCATCACGGAAAATCTGCGCAGCTCTTTTTAAAAACAAGCGGCCCATCGGCGTTGAAAGCATCACGTAAATGCTTTTTAGATTTAACGGCACAGCGAAAAAAAATCGCAGCTCTTTCGGAAGAAAATGCTTCACTGGATCTGTGACCATGGGATTGATCAAGATGGTTTTCTGAATCAGCCCCGGATGCTGCGCGGAAAGTC
Encoded here:
- a CDS encoding iron-sulfur cluster assembly accessory protein, translating into MIRISPEAAHKLASLKKEEGKDDSAFLRVEVKKGGCSGLSYKMHFETDPRDGDKMFESHGQKVAVDPQSMLYILGMTLEYSGGLNGKGFVFNNPNASKHCGCGSSFNV
- a CDS encoding alpha/beta hydrolase, with the translated sequence MSHKITFRQRGQGPVLLLLHGYGGSVHHWESVAETLSTSYTVVVPNLSHVYLSSDKLFFTVQVEVLAKFIKEHFPEQKVSVAGLSYGGALAWGLSAQHPGLIQKTILINPMVTDPVKHFLPKELRFFFAVPLNLKSIYVMLSTPMGRLFLKRAAQIFRDERTEGVTAIEHLKGRKLQFVAHMIHHFSWILRSEDWNFWHQRLYTYRGECRLIFDTEDLLFNKDAYQKFAKHIGCDDVVSLTGAGHLAIKTRPDVVAQLMQEFLKDILAA